DNA sequence from the Manihot esculenta cultivar AM560-2 chromosome 11, M.esculenta_v8, whole genome shotgun sequence genome:
GACCGGGGAAGAGAGAAAGTATGCCATATTGAAAGAATCAGACATCAGGCAACGTCAGGAAAAAGATATAACAGAAGTTTCCGAAGTTCTCTCGATACCCAGGAATGCAGCAAGCATTCTTCTTCGTCACTGTGGATGGACTGTTAGCGAAGCCCTCGATAGGTGGTTTGCTAATGAAGAGGAGGTATGTAAATCAGCTGGCTTGATAGAACAGGACCTCAAAATCGTTGTTGCTTCTTGCGAGGTTGGAGACCTTACATGCCATATCTGTTATGAAAGCGATTCTCCTGCAAAATTTTCTAGTGCTGCCTGTGGTCATCCTTTCTGCAATTCTTGCTGGTCGAAATATTTAGAAGTAAGTATTGATGATGGTGCTTGTTGCTTGATCCTGAGATGTCCTGATCCGTCTTGTGGAGTTGTTGTTGATCAAGACCTGATAAACTCTTTCAAGGAGTTGCCTGAGCAATATAAGGCCAAGTATGCTAGGTTTCTTCTTCGATCCTATGTCGAAGAGTGTGGGAAAAGGAGAATCAAGTGGTGCCCAGGTCCTGGATGCGAGAACGCAGTGGATTTTTCTCCGGGGCATTGTGAAAACTTCGATGTGTTGTGTGATTGTTCGCATGAATTTTGCGGGAATTGTCCGGCGGACGAGGCTCACAGTCCGGTGGATTGCGAGACGGTGGCAGAGTGGAGTAAGAAGAACAGTAACGAATGTTGTACTGTGAATTGGATAGCTGCTAATACGAAGCCTTGTCCCAAATGCAAGTCTCCTATTGAAAAAAACCAGGGATGCATGCATATGACTTGCAGGGCTCCTTGTAACTTTGAGTTCTGCTGGCTATGCCTTGGTAAATGGAGAACTAGTGGATATTTCCATTCTTGCAATTCCTACGAAAAGGCGAAGAGTAGACTTTATGCTGAAGATAATCACAGGAAAGAGATGGCTGAAGAAAATCCATGGAAGAGGTACATTCACTATTATGAAAGATGGACTGCAAATCAATCTTCGAGGAAGAGAGCTCTAGCAGACTTGGATGAAGCGAAAACTGTGCAGATGGTGAAGCTTTGTGATGTTTATCATAAATCCATTTCTGAATTGAAGGGAATAGAAGAGGCTTGGCTTCAGATAGTTGAATGCAGGAGAGTTCTGAGGTGGAGTTATGTATATGGATATTATCTGTCAGAGAAAGAGGAAACTAAGAAGAACATTCACCTCTTTGAGTACTTGCAGGGACAAGCAGAGATTGGCTTGGAAAGACTTCATCGATGTGCAGAATTGGAATTGATACCTTTCATTCCTTATTATAGAGATCGACCAACACCAAAAGAGTTTCACGATTACTATTTGAAGTTGATCAATCTGACTACTGTCACTAAAAATTACTTCCAGAATCTCGTTAGGTTCTTTCAGAATGGCCTGTGTGCTGTTTGATGCTCGTAGCATTAGGTTAACAAGAATCTAAGGTCCAAAAGCAAACAGTCATCATTTCCAACTTATATTTTAGGGCtactattgaaaaaaataatccaGAATTTTGCTAGCACATGCAATTTAatccaaaatttgaaatttatttacgaCTTTTATCCAGATTGAATTTTTAGATTGGGGGAAGTGTGTTGCAAGTCAGCTGAAACCCTAACTATGAACTAGGACACTCCCACTCAATTTGATAATTCAATTTGGATAAAATTCCA
Encoded proteins:
- the LOC110625642 gene encoding probable E3 ubiquitin-protein ligase ARI8; translation: MPPDADVDGSDCFCKTTVADLWLSLHCTSLYDDTPRSTLDSSHLCSRRSLSHHRLVPLFHAPFSLLNLIKRVKESDSKFEKPDLHMAAIDNELIDYDFDDDDYLPCDDFDATSNSDESLPELVDDQTGEERKYAILKESDIRQRQEKDITEVSEVLSIPRNAASILLRHCGWTVSEALDRWFANEEEVCKSAGLIEQDLKIVVASCEVGDLTCHICYESDSPAKFSSAACGHPFCNSCWSKYLEVSIDDGACCLILRCPDPSCGVVVDQDLINSFKELPEQYKAKYARFLLRSYVEECGKRRIKWCPGPGCENAVDFSPGHCENFDVLCDCSHEFCGNCPADEAHSPVDCETVAEWSKKNSNECCTVNWIAANTKPCPKCKSPIEKNQGCMHMTCRAPCNFEFCWLCLGKWRTSGYFHSCNSYEKAKSRLYAEDNHRKEMAEENPWKRYIHYYERWTANQSSRKRALADLDEAKTVQMVKLCDVYHKSISELKGIEEAWLQIVECRRVLRWSYVYGYYLSEKEETKKNIHLFEYLQGQAEIGLERLHRCAELELIPFIPYYRDRPTPKEFHDYYLKLINLTTVTKNYFQNLVRFFQNGLCAV